A DNA window from Synchiropus splendidus isolate RoL2022-P1 chromosome 2, RoL_Sspl_1.0, whole genome shotgun sequence contains the following coding sequences:
- the LOC128753511 gene encoding N-acetylaspartate synthetase-like — MSADMEHSKSIGSLLVRRYDPRDWQQMLSIYTDGVMEMVVDTAFRGLKYHPESLLLYFLFTVVLCARYYYSRMVICSLLERVVSTDLKDIDKYLNSPDHCLWVAELNGQVVGMVAAHGNQTTRTVTLLRMSVDKRFRKCGIGFTLGQTFLQYAVAQEYYTATLGTTAYFPAAHHLYKRLGFHLVGTTNGYNTAGTTPSVLQRIFYRVRHHHYKLDLQSLD, encoded by the exons ATGTCTGCTGATATGGAGCACAGCAAATCGATCGGCTCTTTACTGGTCCGAAGGTATGACCCACGGGACTGGCAGCAGATGTTGTCTATCTACACTGATGGGGTcatggagatggtggtggacacAGCGTTCAGGGGACTGAAATATCACCCCGAGAGCCTGTTGCTCTATTTCCTGTTTACAG TTGTGCTCTGCGCCCGTTACTACTACAGCCGAATGGTGATCTGCAGCCTCCTGGAGCGTGTTGTCTCCACAGACCTGAAGGACATTGACAAGTACTTGAATTCACCAG ATCACTGTCTATGGGTGGCAGAGCTGAATGGACAGGTGGTGGGAATGGTTGCTGCTCATGGCAATCAGACCACTAGAACTGTGACGCTCCTCCGGATGTCAGTGGACAAGAGATTTCGGAAGTGTGGTATAGGCTTTACACTGGGCCAGACATTTCTTCAATACGCTGTTGCTCAGGAATACTACACAGCTACGTTAGGAACCACTGCTTACTTTCCAGCTGCCCATCACCTCTACAAGCGACTAGGCTTCCATCTAGTGGGGACCACAAATGGCTACAACACTGCGGGAACAACACCCTCTGTACTGCAAAGGATTTTTTACAGGGTCCGACACCATCACTACAAACTGGATTTACAAAGTCTTGATTGA